One window from the genome of Trabulsiella odontotermitis encodes:
- a CDS encoding helix-turn-helix transcriptional regulator, which translates to MNNLPTPETELMNDKLVDMVFITKFTGLTDKWFYKLIKDGLFPRPIKFGRSSRWRESDVRRWLMERIEESRK; encoded by the coding sequence ATGAACAATCTTCCGACTCCCGAGACCGAGCTGATGAACGATAAGCTAGTGGACATGGTATTTATCACCAAATTTACGGGCCTAACCGATAAGTGGTTCTACAAGCTGATTAAGGACGGTCTGTTCCCGAGACCCATCAAGTTTGGCCGCAGTTCCCGCTGGCGGGAAAGTGATGTCAGGCGCTGGCTGATGGAGCGCATAGAAGAATCCCGTAAATAA
- a CDS encoding inovirus Gp2 family protein, with protein MQRLEALTAFVMNEHARVLAFGLDLSLPQHNQHKGYESAVITRFIASLKAQIAAYLKRRSREGKRIYPCPVYYAWAREFGELNGNKHYHLVLLVNREVFSCMMLKLGVKGNGRGLLLTMAAKAWSHALKLKGKAKEKVSYHLAGVFELNRREGTHSSDYEGYLKRICYLAKKRSKENDDGERNFGCSQLKAKAKSNLLPEK; from the coding sequence ATGCAGCGTCTTGAAGCGCTGACAGCCTTCGTGATGAATGAACATGCCCGTGTTCTAGCCTTCGGGCTAGATTTAAGCCTGCCGCAGCATAATCAACATAAGGGATATGAATCTGCGGTGATAACCCGTTTTATTGCCTCTCTTAAAGCACAAATAGCCGCTTATCTGAAGAGACGCAGCAGAGAAGGTAAACGCATATACCCTTGCCCGGTGTATTACGCATGGGCCAGAGAGTTCGGCGAGCTTAATGGCAATAAGCATTATCACCTGGTGCTGCTGGTTAACCGTGAGGTGTTCAGTTGCATGATGCTGAAACTCGGGGTTAAGGGTAACGGAAGAGGATTATTGCTAACGATGGCAGCTAAGGCGTGGTCCCACGCGCTGAAACTGAAGGGTAAAGCTAAGGAAAAGGTCAGTTATCATCTGGCGGGTGTATTTGAGCTGAACCGCAGAGAGGGAACCCACAGCTCTGATTATGAGGGTTACCTGAAGAGGATCTGCTATCTCGCCAAAAAACGCTCCAAAGAAAATGATGACGGTGAGCGTAATTTTGGCTGTAGTCAGCTTAAGGCCAAAGCGAAAAGTAATTTATTACCGGAGAAGTGA
- a CDS encoding DUF932 domain-containing protein: protein MTRLASRFGAVNLVRRDRPLTRDELAHYVPSVFSEEKHESRSDRYTYIPTITLLDNLQREGFQPFFACQTRVRDQSKREHTKHMLRLRREGQITGKQVPEIILLNSHDGSSSYQMLPGLFRSVCQNGLICGESFGEVRVPHKGNVVEKVIEGAYEVLGIFDRVEEKRDAMQSLLLPPPAQQAMAKAALTYRFGEEHQPVTESQILSPRRWQDESNDLWTTYQRIQENLIKGGLTGRTTKGKCAHTRAVKGIDGDVKLNRALWVMAENMLQLAS, encoded by the coding sequence ATGACACGTTTAGCCAGCCGCTTCGGCGCAGTCAATCTCGTTCGACGCGACCGCCCGCTAACCCGCGATGAACTGGCGCATTATGTGCCGAGTGTATTCAGCGAAGAAAAGCATGAATCCCGCAGCGATCGGTACACATACATTCCGACCATTACCCTGCTTGATAACCTGCAACGTGAAGGCTTTCAGCCATTCTTTGCGTGCCAGACTAGAGTCCGAGACCAGAGCAAACGCGAACATACTAAGCACATGTTACGTCTGCGTCGCGAAGGCCAGATCACTGGCAAGCAGGTGCCTGAAATCATACTGCTTAATAGCCACGACGGCTCCAGCTCATACCAGATGCTACCGGGATTATTCAGATCGGTTTGCCAGAATGGACTAATTTGCGGTGAGAGTTTTGGTGAGGTGCGGGTGCCGCATAAAGGCAATGTTGTGGAAAAAGTCATTGAAGGGGCTTACGAAGTGCTGGGGATATTTGACCGAGTAGAAGAGAAGCGCGATGCCATGCAGTCGCTTTTGTTACCACCACCAGCACAGCAGGCGATGGCGAAAGCGGCATTAACCTATCGTTTTGGTGAAGAGCATCAGCCGGTGACGGAATCGCAGATCCTATCCCCGCGCCGCTGGCAGGATGAAAGTAACGACCTGTGGACCACTTATCAGCGCATTCAGGAAAACCTGATTAAAGGCGGTCTGACTGGGCGAACGACTAAAGGCAAATGTGCCCATACCCGTGCTGTAAAAGGTATCGACGGTGATGTGAAGCTTAACCGCGCTCTGTGGGTAATGGCCGAGAATATGCTGCAGCTTGCCTCCTGA
- the radC gene encoding RadC family protein — protein sequence MSVFNLSTVFPANEQRIIRRALRLLEKYQRQPSESFTSTSFTKTWMQLQMAHLEREVFIVMYLDNQHCLLERETLFIGTLSHTEVHPREVVKSALKHNAAAVILAHNHPSGTTEISQQDKHITQRIVKALALVEVRVLDHLVVGNEVVSFAEQGLL from the coding sequence ATGTCTGTATTCAATTTATCCACGGTATTTCCTGCAAACGAGCAACGCATCATTCGTCGGGCGTTACGACTATTGGAAAAATATCAGCGTCAACCGAGTGAGTCATTTACCTCCACCAGCTTCACCAAAACCTGGATGCAACTGCAGATGGCTCACCTAGAGCGCGAGGTCTTCATCGTGATGTATCTCGATAACCAGCACTGCCTTTTGGAGCGAGAAACACTGTTTATTGGCACGCTGAGCCATACCGAAGTACATCCGCGCGAAGTGGTGAAGTCAGCTCTGAAGCACAACGCTGCTGCGGTAATTCTGGCCCATAACCATCCGTCAGGTACGACAGAAATCAGCCAGCAGGACAAACACATCACTCAGCGGATAGTGAAAGCGTTAGCTCTGGTAGAAGTGCGAGTGCTGGATCATTTGGTTGTTGGGAATGAAGTGGTTTCTTTTGCTGAGCAAGGTTTGCTTTAA
- a CDS encoding type IV toxin-antitoxin system YeeU family antitoxin, with product MPFIPPHEWRLQSDITPRFGARLVQEGNRLYYLADRAGLTGEFTLKQLQKLDQAFPLFIRQLEAMLRSGELNPQQQRQVTIQLASLTCIADTRGSCGYVYISIYPTP from the coding sequence ATGCCATTCATACCACCCCATGAATGGAGGCTACAAAGCGATATCACCCCACGATTTGGCGCTAGATTAGTGCAGGAAGGTAACCGTCTGTATTACCTGGCTGACAGGGCTGGATTGACGGGGGAATTTACCTTGAAGCAACTGCAGAAACTGGATCAGGCTTTCCCGCTGTTTATCCGTCAATTGGAAGCAATGCTGCGTTCCGGTGAGCTAAATCCACAGCAGCAACGTCAGGTGACCATTCAACTTGCGAGTTTAACCTGCATAGCTGATACCCGTGGTAGCTGCGGTTACGTTTACATTTCTATTTATCCAACCCCGTAA
- a CDS encoding TA system toxin CbtA family protein, which translates to MHISTVPATVPVSSRLSPIQVWQQLLTYLLDHHYGLTLDDTPFHDDAAILEHIEAGITLADAVNFLVERYELVRIDRKGFTWQEQTPFLTATDILRARRATGLINT; encoded by the coding sequence ATGCACATTTCAACTGTACCGGCCACGGTGCCGGTTTCGTCACGCTTGTCGCCCATACAGGTCTGGCAGCAACTGCTAACATATCTGCTGGACCACCATTACGGCCTGACACTTGACGATACGCCTTTCCACGACGATGCGGCCATTCTGGAACATATCGAGGCGGGAATCACGCTCGCCGATGCGGTTAATTTCCTAGTGGAACGTTATGAACTGGTACGCATTGATCGCAAAGGATTCACCTGGCAGGAGCAGACACCGTTCCTGACCGCCACCGATATTCTCAGAGCAAGGCGAGCTACCGGATTAATAAATACCTGA
- a CDS encoding DUF1062 domain-containing protein, which translates to MPVSRINPVLYRRIMANDEATLEYFSHDDQILKRNNAVLSGSPAFHVHEQWSAGHLCNKRLKVCIRLRCAFQVSLLSVIKKQLFLSASEIKRRVITGEIAGVTLKELKSTKRQTASVVIWVSAGVFYSGRKI; encoded by the coding sequence CTGCCGGTGAGCCGCATTAACCCTGTGCTCTACCGCAGGATCATGGCGAATGATGAAGCCACGCTGGAGTATTTTTCGCATGATGACCAGATCCTGAAGCGCAATAATGCCGTGCTGTCAGGGTCGCCAGCATTTCACGTTCACGAGCAGTGGTCTGCCGGTCATCTCTGCAATAAACGGTTGAAGGTATGCATCAGGTTGCGCTGCGCGTTTCAGGTCAGCCTGTTGTCGGTTATCAAAAAACAACTTTTTCTCAGTGCCAGTGAAATAAAAAGGCGGGTTATCACGGGTGAAATTGCCGGTGTAACACTGAAGGAACTTAAATCGACAAAGCGGCAGACGGCCAGTGTCGTGATTTGGGTTTCTGCTGGCGTCTTTTATTCCGGCAGAAAAATTTAG
- a CDS encoding FaeA/PapI family transcriptional regulator, with protein sequence MKLSLCSYNSGALHQDYNAPLDNLQLLTAETGISGFATVRVPEQVFILDLLNKHSTEGLSTRELADQCGISIYKVRHLLLPLEKYGQVIRDKMQKHHQWFLSRETTDINEHSNKEHYRLQQ encoded by the coding sequence ATGAAACTCTCGCTGTGTTCTTACAACTCAGGTGCGTTACATCAGGACTACAACGCTCCTCTCGACAATCTGCAGCTGTTGACGGCGGAAACGGGAATAAGTGGCTTCGCTACGGTCAGGGTTCCGGAACAAGTATTTATTCTCGATCTGCTAAATAAGCATAGTACTGAAGGTCTGTCTACAAGAGAGCTGGCTGACCAGTGTGGCATTTCAATTTATAAAGTCAGGCATTTGTTACTACCGCTGGAAAAATATGGCCAGGTCATCCGGGATAAGATGCAAAAGCACCATCAATGGTTTTTATCAAGAGAGACCACAGATATTAACGAACATTCTAACAAGGAGCATTATCGGTTGCAACAATGA
- a CDS encoding winged helix-turn-helix domain-containing protein, with product MRFDIEGFITFDTEDTSLVNVLTGDCIELSQTSTRLLAELLNHQGDLLSRNEIFQSVFDKYGARASNSNLNQYISTLRRNLCDLGVEKEIIVTVPRIGFKISEDAIINNDREYKTPCLDEKIPEVSPAYQKWRYRPLFTKILIVAAGIMMMFVINYQIGRVDNETHEIVQGKCQFFLTPALSMKEVADSFALASQPLDCSSVKEVYVYRQQIKSSLGNYIQLLIVECKKSKSNCVSFYIREQGNV from the coding sequence ATGAGGTTTGATATAGAAGGATTTATTACTTTTGACACCGAGGATACCTCACTCGTTAACGTGTTGACCGGGGACTGCATTGAATTATCCCAGACGTCAACGCGTCTGCTGGCGGAATTGCTTAATCATCAGGGCGATCTCCTGTCAAGAAACGAAATTTTTCAGTCTGTGTTTGATAAATATGGCGCACGTGCGTCAAACAGCAACCTGAATCAATATATTTCGACGCTGCGCAGAAACCTGTGCGACCTGGGTGTCGAAAAAGAAATCATCGTTACGGTGCCGCGTATCGGGTTTAAAATATCCGAAGACGCGATTATCAATAACGATCGTGAGTACAAAACGCCTTGCCTTGATGAAAAAATACCTGAGGTTTCTCCGGCATATCAAAAGTGGCGATACCGGCCGTTGTTCACTAAAATTCTCATTGTGGCGGCCGGTATTATGATGATGTTCGTTATTAACTATCAAATCGGCAGGGTTGATAACGAAACGCACGAAATCGTTCAGGGTAAATGCCAGTTCTTTTTAACTCCGGCGCTTTCAATGAAAGAGGTTGCGGACAGCTTTGCTTTAGCATCGCAACCATTAGACTGTTCTTCTGTTAAAGAAGTTTATGTTTATCGACAACAGATAAAAAGCAGTTTAGGGAATTATATCCAGTTGTTGATTGTCGAATGTAAGAAGAGTAAAAGCAACTGCGTCAGTTTTTACATCAGAGAACAGGGCAATGTTTAA
- a CDS encoding FidL-like protein translates to MFKRIITVIVSIVIMLIVSTALYARNSSFSCISQFSIVRNINTVNTRAEGFAFFDLSDDHLLINIDGLLTQNNKKYIISRTVSVKYKSYNINANLYKILHVRMTRDDSDNVNDKIANGLLFSEGGEGKLIFIKKINDDMILFGNHTFPQYGCKRR, encoded by the coding sequence ATGTTTAAACGAATCATAACGGTTATCGTTTCCATAGTCATCATGCTGATCGTTTCAACCGCGCTTTATGCCAGAAATTCCAGTTTTTCATGTATATCGCAATTTTCTATTGTGCGGAACATCAATACAGTTAATACTCGTGCAGAAGGTTTCGCTTTTTTTGATCTCAGCGATGATCATTTGCTTATCAATATTGATGGTTTACTCACCCAAAACAATAAAAAGTATATTATCTCGCGAACGGTTAGTGTGAAATATAAAAGTTATAATATTAACGCGAATTTATATAAAATATTGCATGTCAGGATGACCCGTGATGACTCTGATAATGTGAATGATAAGATTGCTAACGGCTTATTATTCAGCGAGGGAGGAGAGGGAAAGCTCATTTTTATTAAAAAGATAAATGATGACATGATCTTATTTGGTAACCACACATTTCCGCAGTATGGTTGCAAGCGACGTTAA
- a CDS encoding HD-GYP domain-containing protein, with the protein MINPRLNLHHVRTAFIAWHLARESHFSLAQCRKTLLAALLHDIGGLDEESRLQPLSYYDNELNDHAVIGGELLASVPLLNPLQHIVRYHHIRWQEGKGEYVNGKKAPKESHIIYLADRIDVLVARYRAEDLLAEREAIINVILEGEHLLYKPEYISAFRKISACEHFWLMMTSTDFDDYIKEIPRIHNDAISLHNFRDIAGMLAFVIDGFSQHGVQHSLVIGRIAGYLARAMGIAPVQCLKIEIAGLLHNLTSLALCSAPAHTGDENVVWEVLSPIEAISDIARWCRRQKEGEAATENLPEVNILKASIYLASLLPEVTLLTEFNARVGESARIAPELTELVRQHSATLLQIFNESVRERLALVQHINQQSRH; encoded by the coding sequence ATGATCAACCCCAGACTTAACTTACATCATGTCAGAACGGCGTTCATCGCCTGGCATTTAGCCAGAGAGTCCCATTTTTCGCTGGCGCAGTGCCGCAAAACATTACTGGCGGCGCTTCTCCATGATATTGGCGGTCTGGATGAGGAATCACGGCTGCAGCCACTCAGCTATTATGATAATGAACTTAACGATCACGCGGTGATTGGTGGTGAACTGCTGGCCAGTGTTCCCTTACTGAATCCATTGCAGCATATCGTGCGTTATCACCATATCCGCTGGCAGGAGGGTAAAGGCGAATATGTGAATGGCAAAAAAGCACCGAAAGAGAGTCATATTATTTACCTTGCGGATCGCATTGATGTGCTGGTGGCGCGTTATCGTGCGGAAGATCTGTTAGCAGAAAGAGAAGCCATCATTAACGTTATTCTTGAAGGTGAACATTTACTTTACAAACCTGAATATATCAGCGCGTTCAGAAAAATATCCGCTTGTGAGCATTTCTGGTTAATGATGACATCGACTGATTTCGATGATTACATCAAAGAAATACCCCGCATTCACAATGATGCTATTTCATTACATAATTTTCGCGATATCGCCGGGATGCTGGCGTTCGTTATTGATGGCTTCAGCCAGCACGGCGTGCAGCATTCACTGGTGATCGGCAGAATAGCCGGTTATCTGGCAAGAGCGATGGGGATTGCGCCTGTTCAGTGCCTGAAAATCGAAATCGCCGGGCTCCTGCATAATCTGACCTCGCTGGCACTGTGCTCCGCGCCAGCCCACACCGGTGATGAAAACGTGGTCTGGGAAGTGCTGTCTCCCATTGAAGCCATCAGCGATATTGCCCGCTGGTGCAGACGGCAAAAAGAAGGGGAGGCCGCAACCGAAAACCTCCCGGAAGTGAATATCCTGAAAGCGAGTATTTATCTGGCGTCGCTGCTGCCGGAAGTCACCTTGTTAACGGAATTCAATGCGCGCGTCGGGGAATCGGCGAGGATCGCGCCAGAACTGACGGAACTGGTCCGCCAGCACAGCGCGACGTTACTACAAATTTTTAATGAATCTGTTCGTGAGCGGCTCGCGCTGGTACAACATATAAATCAGCAGAGCAGGCACTAA
- a CDS encoding SDR family NAD(P)-dependent oxidoreductase produces MTQKWMLITGGSRGIGQALVTHLLPEWNIAFTGRSEAGINHTLTLTRGLNTATWVKGFCCDGNDETRVEQVATSLIREFGAPAAIVHNAGMTLDALHIHQNAKDWHDVLGNNLISIVNWNRHLLPAMMTQGSGAIVLMSSVSAFKGNSGQTAYAASKAAMIGLAHSLALEVGRFGIRVNCLAPGLIEGDMVQAIPEAKLRAMRQHIPLRRLGRMQDVVQATAFLVGEGSGYVTGQTLVIDGGLSV; encoded by the coding sequence ATGACGCAAAAATGGATGTTGATTACCGGCGGGAGCCGGGGGATCGGCCAGGCGCTGGTGACTCACCTGCTGCCGGAGTGGAATATCGCGTTCACCGGTCGCAGCGAGGCGGGCATCAATCATACGCTGACGCTCACCCGGGGTCTGAATACCGCCACCTGGGTGAAGGGATTTTGCTGCGATGGTAACGATGAAACGCGGGTGGAGCAGGTCGCGACGTCGCTTATTCGTGAATTCGGCGCACCAGCCGCCATTGTCCATAACGCGGGAATGACGCTTGATGCGTTGCATATTCATCAGAACGCAAAAGACTGGCATGACGTGCTGGGTAATAACCTGATTTCTATTGTTAACTGGAACCGGCACCTGCTTCCGGCCATGATGACGCAGGGGAGCGGCGCCATCGTGCTGATGTCGTCTGTATCGGCGTTCAAAGGCAACAGCGGGCAGACGGCTTATGCGGCCAGCAAGGCGGCGATGATTGGGCTGGCGCACTCTCTGGCGCTGGAGGTCGGGCGTTTTGGCATCCGGGTCAACTGCCTGGCGCCGGGGCTGATTGAAGGCGACATGGTGCAGGCCATTCCGGAGGCAAAACTGAGAGCGATGCGCCAGCACATTCCGCTGCGTCGTCTCGGACGTATGCAGGATGTGGTGCAGGCGACGGCGTTTCTGGTCGGGGAAGGAAGTGGTTATGTCACCGGACAGACGCTGGTGATTGATGGTGGTTTATCTGTTTAG
- a CDS encoding acyl carrier protein: MSQYEIIYAKVSDMICDAKDLEPEALTPDTTLPALELDSLDYVELMVLAKREFAVTLTAEMFIQNPHMTLRELCQTIEKQMAE, from the coding sequence ATGAGTCAGTACGAGATAATTTACGCCAAAGTCAGCGACATGATTTGCGACGCTAAAGACCTGGAGCCGGAAGCGTTAACGCCCGATACCACCCTGCCCGCACTGGAGCTGGACAGCCTCGACTATGTTGAGTTGATGGTGCTGGCGAAGCGGGAGTTTGCGGTCACGCTGACGGCGGAGATGTTTATCCAGAACCCGCATATGACGCTGCGGGAATTATGCCAGACGATTGAAAAGCAGATGGCGGAATAA
- a CDS encoding MaoC family dehydratase: MTPLHYTLEDAHRWAAFSGDYNPVHFDEAWVKAQGGTALSVHGMLALLDVKRALSHEVGSAPFLNCTVRLRRPLLHDTTYLLTHDSARKGAAVVTDVLAGQVFLTGQLIPQTHFPPSAVTHRTVLKSATLAALQAAFAPLLPAAQQWHFLDALLFRHLIQDNSLLRQDVIATILPHCDTLASLLSCYPVVQTHQEVIFDSHLLAPWQADARPGALEIETLPALVVGDLQHGAIVRLASQTRFLHHNISSAITLKVGPTGAP, from the coding sequence ATGACACCGCTGCACTACACCCTGGAAGATGCCCACCGATGGGCCGCGTTTTCCGGGGATTACAACCCGGTGCATTTTGATGAAGCATGGGTGAAAGCGCAGGGCGGAACGGCACTGAGCGTTCACGGTATGCTGGCGCTACTGGATGTTAAACGCGCGTTGAGCCATGAGGTGGGAAGCGCCCCATTCCTGAACTGCACAGTGCGTCTGCGCCGACCATTATTGCATGACACCACCTATCTCCTGACGCATGACAGCGCCAGAAAGGGAGCCGCGGTGGTCACCGACGTCCTCGCCGGGCAGGTTTTTCTCACCGGTCAGCTCATCCCGCAAACCCATTTTCCGCCCTCCGCGGTAACGCACCGCACGGTACTGAAGAGCGCCACGCTGGCGGCGCTGCAGGCAGCATTCGCGCCTTTACTGCCCGCGGCGCAGCAGTGGCATTTTCTGGATGCGCTGCTGTTTCGCCATCTCATTCAGGACAACAGCCTGTTACGTCAGGACGTTATCGCCACCATACTGCCGCACTGCGACACGCTGGCCTCGCTGCTGTCGTGTTACCCGGTGGTACAAACCCATCAGGAAGTTATCTTCGACAGCCATTTACTGGCGCCCTGGCAGGCGGATGCGCGACCAGGCGCGCTTGAGATTGAGACATTACCGGCCCTGGTGGTCGGCGACCTTCAACACGGGGCGATTGTGCGACTCGCCAGCCAGACCCGATTTTTGCACCACAACATCAGCAGCGCCATCACCCTGAAAGTGGGTCCCACTGGCGCGCCATAA
- a CDS encoding beta-ketoacyl-[acyl-carrier-protein] synthase family protein, translating into MNNALKRVVVTGYGAITPLGATAEESWQAIMDNRLGYRYVDKTAQNIHTHFLGFVEKEPDLKGVPAAIRRRLPRYARLTLGAARQAMAMAFGETPPQTFYNPLDCGVIMGTGWAGLDENYGAIDEFSSTGVTSPFNCFYSMPSVTTAACSQFWGLNGYQNTVIAACATGTISIGDAFEVIRSGRASMMLAGAGESLTSTCAVWNIDVLGALSKETDDPRRANCPFSAHRSGFVLSEGAAVLCLEERDGALARGATILGEITGYANFSDAWDFTSPADDCLARVQTITHALQQAGLEPQQLDYINAHGTSTPLNDINETQALKMALGDVAYQIPVSSTKSYSGHLISAAGCFESIVCLQAIENGVMPATANFQQADPLCDLDYIVDGHRACDLHRTLNLSFGFGGANAALILEKSL; encoded by the coding sequence ATGAATAATGCTCTGAAACGCGTCGTCGTTACCGGCTATGGCGCCATCACCCCGCTTGGCGCCACGGCAGAAGAGAGCTGGCAGGCAATCATGGACAACCGCCTCGGCTATCGTTACGTCGACAAAACCGCCCAGAACATCCATACCCATTTTCTGGGTTTTGTGGAAAAAGAGCCGGATCTGAAAGGTGTTCCCGCCGCGATCCGCCGTCGGCTTCCGCGTTATGCGCGTCTGACGCTCGGCGCTGCACGGCAGGCGATGGCGATGGCCTTTGGCGAGACACCGCCGCAGACCTTTTATAACCCCCTCGACTGTGGCGTCATCATGGGCACCGGCTGGGCGGGGCTCGATGAAAACTACGGTGCCATTGATGAATTTTCCTCGACCGGGGTGACTTCGCCGTTTAACTGTTTCTACTCTATGCCCAGCGTCACAACCGCCGCGTGCAGCCAGTTCTGGGGACTGAACGGCTATCAGAACACGGTAATTGCCGCCTGCGCCACCGGCACCATCTCGATTGGTGATGCGTTTGAGGTGATCCGCAGCGGCAGAGCCAGCATGATGCTGGCGGGTGCCGGGGAGTCGCTCACCAGCACCTGCGCGGTGTGGAACATTGATGTGCTGGGGGCGTTAAGCAAGGAAACGGACGATCCGCGACGGGCAAACTGCCCCTTCAGCGCCCATCGCAGCGGGTTTGTGCTCTCGGAAGGCGCGGCGGTGTTGTGCCTCGAAGAACGGGACGGCGCACTGGCGCGCGGGGCGACGATCCTCGGTGAAATCACTGGCTACGCCAACTTTTCTGACGCCTGGGACTTTACCTCGCCAGCGGATGATTGCCTCGCCCGGGTGCAAACCATCACCCATGCGCTGCAACAGGCGGGGCTGGAGCCGCAGCAACTCGACTATATCAACGCCCACGGCACCTCGACGCCGCTGAATGATATCAACGAAACGCAGGCGCTGAAGATGGCCCTCGGCGACGTGGCGTATCAGATCCCGGTCTCCAGCACCAAATCTTACTCGGGGCACCTGATCTCGGCGGCGGGCTGTTTTGAAAGCATCGTCTGCTTACAGGCCATCGAAAACGGCGTTATGCCCGCCACGGCAAACTTCCAGCAGGCTGATCCGCTCTGCGATCTCGATTACATCGTCGACGGACATCGCGCCTGCGATCTTCACCGGACGCTGAACCTGAGTTTTGGTTTTGGCGGCGCGAATGCGGCGCTGATTCTGGAGAAGTCGCTATGA